The following proteins are co-located in the Bacteroidales bacterium genome:
- a CDS encoding TraR/DksA C4-type zinc finger protein, giving the protein MDEKTRYTDEELAEFKEIILQKLEKAQKDYELLKAAITHSESNDTEDTSPTFKVLEEGATTLSREEAGNLAQRQLKFIQHLKAALIRIENKTYGVCRKTGKLIAKERLRAVPHATLSIEAKQQQS; this is encoded by the coding sequence ATGGACGAAAAGACCAGATATACTGACGAAGAGTTGGCTGAATTCAAAGAAATTATCTTGCAAAAACTTGAAAAAGCCCAAAAAGATTATGAGCTTCTAAAAGCAGCCATTACTCACAGCGAGAGCAATGATACGGAAGATACTTCCCCAACATTCAAAGTACTGGAAGAGGGTGCCACCACACTTTCACGGGAAGAAGCCGGAAATTTGGCTCAGAGACAACTCAAATTTATTCAGCACCTGAAAGCTGCGCTCATACGTATTGAAAACAAAACGTATGGGGTGTGCAGGAAAACAGGGAAGCTCATCGCAAAAGAAAGATTAAGAGCTGTCCCTCATGCTACGCTCAGCATTGAGGCTAAGCAGCAACAGAGTTAA
- a CDS encoding isoleucine--tRNA ligase: MREKFKEYDGLDLSEVNKEQLTEWEKNNTFYKSIETREENESFVFYEGPPSANGVPGIHHVMSRAIKDIFCRYKTMQGYLVRRKAGWDTHGLPVEIGVEKKLGITKDDIGEKISVKEYNETCRKEVMKYKDVWEDLTRKMGYWIDLDNPYITYDNKYIETLWYLLKNFYEKGYLYKGYTIQPYSPAAGTGLSTHELNMPGCYKTVKDTSIVAQFKVIPDDKSEWLFKDIDTDLFFLAWTTTPWTLPSNTALGVGPDIQYVKVRTFNQYTYEPITVIVAKELLHKYFPEKHADLKLEDYKPGDKKVPYKVISEFPGTDLAGIRYEQLMPYYRPENGDAFKVVTGDFVTTEEGTGIVHLAPSFGADDFKVSYEYGIGSLTLVDKHGKFIDGMGEFSGRYVKNEYDPNLGEDDPSVDVDIAVKLKKENRAFKIEKYEHTYPHCWRTDKPILYYPLDSWFIKTTAEKENLLAHNRTINWKPEATGTGRFGRWLENLVDWNLSRDRYWGTPLPIWATDDNSERICIGSLAELKNEIDKAVEAGFMEDNPLNNFKEGDFSKGNYDLLDLHRPFVDEIILVSSKGKKMYREPALIDVWFDSGAMPYAQHHYPFENKDNFHNLFPADYIAEGVDQTRGWFFTLHTIAVMLFNSVAFKNIISNGLVLDKVGNKMSKRLGNVVDPFDAIEEHGSDPLRWYMITNAQPWDNLKFDMEGLTEVKRKFFGTLFNTYSFFSLYANIDGFQYAEEEIPLNERPEIDQWIISLLNSLVKDVEQYYEDYEPTRAGRSIQFFVTENLSNWYVRLNRKRFWGGDYSKEKISAYQTLYKCLETITRLMAPIAPFYADKMFKDLNRVTGLNNEDSVHLTRFPQFSEKQINKNLEEKMDIAQRISSMVLSLRRKVNIKVRQPLNKILLPVFSDDFKQKFEAVKNLVLTEVNVKHVEYISDTSELLTKKVKPNFKKLGPKYGKLMKQITEAMNNMKQEEIIQLEKEGKYELDMDGQTIPLTLDDVEITSEDIPGWLVTTDGELTVALDITITEELKQEGIAREFVNRIQNLRKDKNFKVTDKIEIRIQSNDQIDKAIEKHKDYIGNQTLAESVALVDSLDDNADRIDIDQDVKTLIKIEKV; the protein is encoded by the coding sequence ATGCGTGAGAAGTTCAAAGAATACGACGGACTGGATTTATCCGAAGTAAATAAGGAGCAATTAACCGAGTGGGAAAAAAACAATACTTTTTATAAGAGTATAGAAACCCGGGAAGAAAATGAATCATTTGTTTTTTATGAAGGACCGCCTTCAGCAAATGGAGTTCCGGGTATCCACCATGTAATGTCAAGGGCCATTAAGGATATTTTTTGCCGGTACAAAACCATGCAAGGCTATCTGGTAAGAAGAAAAGCCGGATGGGATACACATGGACTGCCGGTTGAAATAGGAGTGGAAAAAAAGCTGGGCATTACCAAAGACGATATCGGGGAAAAGATATCCGTCAAGGAATACAACGAAACCTGCCGGAAAGAGGTAATGAAATATAAAGATGTATGGGAAGATTTAACCCGTAAGATGGGTTACTGGATCGACCTGGACAATCCTTATATCACCTATGACAACAAATACATCGAAACCCTGTGGTATTTGCTTAAAAATTTCTATGAAAAGGGATATTTATATAAAGGATATACCATTCAGCCATACTCTCCGGCAGCCGGAACCGGTCTCAGCACCCATGAGCTGAATATGCCCGGCTGCTATAAAACTGTAAAAGACACTTCCATTGTTGCCCAATTTAAAGTCATACCAGATGACAAGTCCGAATGGCTTTTCAAGGATATTGATACCGATTTGTTCTTTCTTGCATGGACAACAACCCCCTGGACGCTTCCCTCCAATACCGCTTTAGGTGTAGGCCCTGACATTCAATATGTAAAGGTAAGAACTTTCAATCAGTACACCTACGAGCCCATTACGGTAATTGTAGCCAAAGAACTTCTTCACAAATATTTTCCTGAAAAACACGCCGACTTAAAGCTTGAAGATTATAAACCTGGAGACAAAAAAGTTCCCTATAAGGTAATCTCTGAATTTCCCGGGACAGATCTGGCAGGCATCAGATATGAACAGCTCATGCCTTATTACCGTCCTGAAAATGGCGATGCTTTTAAAGTGGTGACGGGTGATTTCGTTACAACTGAAGAGGGTACGGGCATTGTGCATCTCGCCCCCAGTTTTGGTGCGGATGATTTCAAAGTTTCCTATGAATATGGGATCGGTTCCCTGACGCTGGTTGACAAACACGGCAAGTTTATCGATGGCATGGGTGAATTCAGCGGCAGATATGTCAAAAACGAATATGATCCCAATCTTGGTGAAGACGATCCTTCTGTTGATGTGGATATTGCCGTTAAACTAAAAAAGGAAAACAGAGCATTCAAAATAGAAAAGTACGAACACACTTATCCGCATTGCTGGCGCACCGACAAACCTATACTTTATTATCCTCTGGATTCCTGGTTTATAAAAACCACAGCAGAAAAAGAGAACCTTCTTGCACACAACAGGACCATTAACTGGAAACCCGAAGCTACAGGGACAGGTCGGTTTGGGAGATGGCTGGAAAATCTGGTGGATTGGAATCTTTCCAGAGATCGCTACTGGGGAACACCATTACCCATCTGGGCTACCGATGACAATAGCGAACGCATCTGTATCGGTTCACTGGCCGAATTGAAAAATGAAATCGACAAGGCTGTGGAAGCCGGATTTATGGAGGATAATCCTCTGAACAATTTCAAAGAAGGAGATTTTTCAAAGGGAAACTATGATCTCTTAGACCTACACAGGCCATTTGTGGATGAAATCATACTCGTTTCGTCCAAAGGAAAGAAAATGTACCGTGAACCTGCACTCATCGATGTTTGGTTCGACAGTGGAGCCATGCCCTATGCTCAGCATCATTATCCTTTCGAAAACAAAGACAATTTTCACAATCTGTTTCCGGCTGATTATATCGCAGAAGGCGTGGATCAGACCCGAGGCTGGTTTTTCACCCTCCATACCATTGCAGTGATGCTTTTTAACTCCGTAGCTTTTAAAAATATTATATCCAATGGCCTGGTCCTTGATAAAGTTGGAAATAAAATGTCCAAACGCCTGGGCAATGTGGTAGATCCCTTTGATGCAATTGAAGAGCATGGCTCCGACCCTCTGAGATGGTATATGATTACCAATGCTCAGCCCTGGGACAACCTTAAATTCGATATGGAAGGCCTCACAGAAGTGAAAAGAAAATTCTTCGGAACACTCTTCAATACCTATTCATTTTTCTCTCTTTATGCCAATATCGATGGTTTTCAGTACGCCGAAGAAGAGATTCCCCTGAACGAAAGGCCGGAAATTGATCAGTGGATTATATCCCTTCTCAACTCCCTGGTCAAAGATGTGGAACAATATTACGAGGATTATGAACCCACCAGGGCAGGGAGATCCATTCAGTTCTTCGTTACTGAAAACCTCAGTAACTGGTATGTACGATTGAATCGTAAGCGTTTTTGGGGCGGTGATTACTCCAAAGAGAAAATCTCTGCCTATCAGACGCTTTATAAATGTCTGGAAACCATAACCCGGCTAATGGCACCGATCGCTCCTTTCTATGCAGACAAAATGTTTAAAGATCTCAATCGGGTTACCGGTCTTAATAATGAAGATTCCGTGCACTTAACCAGATTTCCTCAATTCAGCGAGAAACAGATCAACAAAAATCTGGAGGAAAAAATGGATATTGCGCAGCGAATCTCCTCAATGGTTCTTTCCCTCCGAAGGAAAGTCAATATTAAGGTGCGACAGCCGCTGAACAAAATTCTTCTGCCCGTTTTCAGTGATGATTTCAAACAAAAATTTGAGGCCGTTAAAAACTTGGTTCTCACCGAAGTGAATGTTAAGCATGTGGAATATATCAGCGATACCTCCGAGCTGTTGACCAAAAAAGTGAAACCCAACTTTAAGAAACTCGGCCCGAAATACGGAAAGCTGATGAAACAAATTACTGAGGCCATGAATAACATGAAGCAGGAAGAGATCATACAACTGGAAAAAGAAGGGAAATACGAGCTCGATATGGACGGCCAAACCATTCCTTTAACCCTGGATGATGTGGAAATAACCTCCGAAGATATTCCGGGCTGGTTGGTTACCACGGACGGAGAGTTAACTGTGGCTCTGGATATTACAATAACAGAAGAACTCAAACAGGAAGGCATCGCCAGAGAGTTTGTCAATAGAATCCAAAACCTGCGGAAAGATAAAAATTTCAAAGTAACGGACAAGATCGAAATCCGTATACAAAGCAATGATCAAATTGACAAAGCCATTGAAAAACATAAAGATTATATTGGCAATCAAACACTTGCAGAATCAGTGGCGCTTGTTGATTCTTTGGACGATAATGCCGATCGAATTGATATTGACCAAGATGTAAAAACCTTGATAAAAATAGAAAAAGTATAA